In the genome of Cynocephalus volans isolate mCynVol1 chromosome 10, mCynVol1.pri, whole genome shotgun sequence, the window aaagattttatgttttctgtttcgGTTGCGTAGAAGGGTTAGTATTCacgttttttaaaatgtggttcaAGTTAGAATCCAGCTATTGAAGCACTAGgaaccactgctcagagaaataaTGGTAGTCACATCAATGTCATAGTTAATTTCTGTGCTggattttttttggtttaaaattatttctctccttttatatCTTTATTGCTTTCCATGTTACTTAAGATATAAAATATGAGAAGCTTATTTAAGGTAACCTACCCACCAACAGAGAGGACAGCCTGATACACAATAACCTATAATGAGAACCTGATGTATAAAGTATAATGAATGAGTGTGATATACAACttcccccccaaaacttgatgttttgatagaATTATTTGGAGTTTGTGGGAGagaatgtatatgtgtgtgtgtgcatacgcacgtacatacatttatttatttatttatttttatttatttatttttttaaaagatgaccggtaaggggatcttaacccttgacttggtgttgtcagcaccacactcacccagtgagcaaactggccatccctatatgggatccgaacccgtggccttggtgttatcagcaccacactctcccgagtgagccacaggccggccctggacATACATTTAAAACGAgtgcatactttttaaaaattagaaattattccaATTTTGAATTTGGCTTTACTAGAATTAGAATGCCTGTCAGTAATAGGATAGTAGCCTTTTGTAAATTACTCTTCTAAAGGATAGaggatatcatttattttacagatgagaaaactgaagtgttTCAAATATTTAGTAATTTAGACCTAAGACTGTTGGACGCTAAAGCCAAGCACTTTTTGCTATATCAGGCTGCTTAGTGAATTAACTATTAAGTTTAATATTCATTTTACCATTTACTTCATTCCAAGTAGAAAATTAAGATGTTTATGACTTGGTTATCTTTTTTGCTTTATCTAGTTTATTTAGAAATCTGTTTGGAGGTTATGGATGATAAACCCAATCCTGGAACCCTAAGTGAGAATTCAGAACGTCTCTTCTCCTTTGGAGTTATAGCAGATATTCAGTATGCTGATTTAGAAGACGGCTATAATTTCCAAGGAAACAGGCGGAGGTACTACAGACACAGTCTTCTTCACTTACAGGGTGCCATTGAAGACTGGAATAAGGAAAGTAGCACACCCTGTTGTGTCCTTCAGCTTGGAGATCTCATCGATGGATACAATGCACAGTATAAGGCATCAGAAAAGTCCCTGGAAGTTGTTATGAATGCATTCAAAATGCTTGAAGTCCCAGTTCATCATATATGGGGAAATCATGAATTCTATAACTTCAGTAGAGATTATTTAACAAACTCTAAACTTAACACAAAGTTTCTGGAAGACCAGATTGCACATCATCCTGAGACCATGCCTTCAGAGAATTATTATGCTTATCATTTTGTACCATTCCCTAAATTCCGCTTCATTTTACTTGATGCTTATGACTTGAGTGTCTTGGGCATAGATCAGTCTTCTCCAAaataccagcagtgtatgaagaTACTGAGGGAGCACAATCCAAATGTGGAATTAAATAGTCCTCAAGGTGAATTATTCCTTTGAGCTGAGAATCTAATACATTGTCTTTAAATTCTTCAGCTACCTTTTATTCAGCAGGAAGATGGACTATTAAGGTAAAAGTATATTGTCGCTGTTGTTCAGGGTCAAGACTTCTCGTAAGCCTGATGTTACATGGATTGGTTACAGTTGATTCAAGactcatttatttaacagatatttgaATGGCTCTCCTGGGCTGGGCACTTCTTCTAGGGCTAGCTGTTTACAGCTGTAAACAATACTGACAATCTCCCTTTTTTATGGATGTaatggagagaacagaagaaGAAGGTGGGTGGGGCAgataatcaatgaaacaaaaacaagattATTTATACTGTTGTAAATGCTTCCAAGGAAATAGAGTATGATGTGATAGAATGTTATAGAAAAGGACCAGGAGTAGTATTTCAGATTAGGTGATCAGAGAGAACCTCTCCAAGGAGAAAGATATATAAGCTGAGACCTAAATTACAGGATGGAGTCATCCTTAGGAAGAACTGGGTAGGGGGttagcaaagagaaaaacaaatatgaaGGCTCTGAGTGGAAAAAGACTTGGGCATTATTGAAGAACACAGAAAAGGGCCAGTGATTTTGGAGAGTAAACAAGCAAGACTGTGGAGTGGCTCAGTGGACATAAGGAGGAGTTTGTATTTTCTGTGTAATGGAAAGCCAGTGAAGTAAGCAGAGGAATGTCAAGACTAGGAGTAAGGTACAGTGTGATTTACTTATATGCTACTCTAAATTCttgtgatttctagttttaagtCAATTGCTGTTAATCAAATATTCCCAAAAGAAGGAAACAAGTGTCTCTGCATTAGTTAAATTTGAATGTCCAAATGAGGGGAAAAATGACATGTGATAGGTCTAACTTGCTTAATTCGTTTCAGgactttctgagcctcattttgTCCAATTTAATGGAGGATTCAGCCAAGAACAGCTGAACTGGTTGAATGAAGTTCTTACCTTCTCTGACACACACCAAGAAAAGGTGGTGATTGTGAGTAAGTACTTAAATTGTTTATCTGATTACAGCAGCATTTTAGATATTGAGAAAAGTCAGGTTTTAAAGCATACTAACAATATTTATGTTTTGATATCCTCTTTCTATAAAATGGAttcctcatttaaaattttttgttgagAGACAACCTGAatataagattaacatttaaagatgaatcaggaaagaaatgtaaaataacaaaaacatcttGCCATATATTAGATCCTGTGAGTTGGCCCTTTAGGTTTCAAAGTAGAATCTCCCCAAATGGTATCAAttatatagtaatttttaaatgaaaaattcagttcaGGCTCCATACTGAATCTCAGCCTTAGGAGACCTGCATATTAGTGACGTGGCCACCAGACAGAGGCTATTGCTGCCCAGATGAAGCAAAGCTGATGTAATGGGGGATGAGTATTACAGACTCAGCTGGCAGTGAGCACTTTCAGTTCTCTAACTGTGTCTACCGCACGGTTACAAGGAAGTCAGATTTGTATTtagatttgtatttatttttatttagaatcatTTTTGATTGATGCCTGTCATCAGAGATTATAGGAATCTGGAGGTGCTTAAAACACTCACATGTATGTAcagatgtgtgcacacacacacaagcacacacacacagaaccaaATTTGGATTTTCATTATGGCTGTTAAACTTGTTTTGTTGACTGAGGTTACAGCCCTTGTTCTAGAGTTGACGTGGCATAATAGAAGACAGGACTGAGAGCCAGAAGGACGAGATGCCATTCTGGCACTTGTTTATAAGAATTGTATGGCCCTGAACAAATATTGAACCTACAAACTGCAGTTTTCTGTATATTATACCAGATTCAATTATGAGTATGAAAACCTTCGAAAATGATAGGCTATACAGATAGTtgataatattaaattatacagCTGTCCTTCagtatctgcaggggattggtttcaggacctcccgaggataccaaaatctgcagatgctcacaTCCATCGTGTAAAAtaacatagtatttgcatataacctgtgcacatcctcctgtatactttaaatcatctctagattacttataatacctaaaatgctgtaaatgctatgtaaatggttgttatactgtattgtttagagaaTAGTGACAAGAAAAACAGTCTGTACATGTTCGGTagagacacaatttttttttcctgaatattctcAATCCACAGTTCATTGAATCCACAGATATGGaatccacagatacagagggccaactgcgTTTCTATTATAAATGTAGTTTTTACTTATTAATCTTCCACTGATGTGGTAAAAACATGTAGATGGAGCAGGAGTGTTTCTGCTACCATTGGAAGTGTCAATCAAAGCTTGAAAAATATAAGGTACCCTCAGGGGTTGTTGGCATGACGTGATACTATTTGGCTGTATAATAAATGGTCACAGAAAGTCGGATACTTCTTGACTTGTGTCTGCTTTTTAGTTCCCACTGCCAGGCTGTATACCTGTTACTTTAAATTGTATTGGAGCTGAAAGGGACCTAGAGACCATAATgccaaacatttaattttaaaaataaaaaaactgaagcCCAAAGAGAATAAGCTACACAGTGAAAATCACAGTTACTGACAAGATTGAGACTAgaatctgttgtttttttttaaagaatccatGTTTTTTATACAAGTCCCCTTTCCCACTCAATCCTGtattcttcccatttctttttattgatggcAGTGCACCTATCTACTTTAGCAGTCTCTTAAATTTCTTCCACCATTTGCTGTGAGCCGAGAAACTGGATAAGCAAACCTTTAACAACTGAGTGCCTCAGGCTTTCTTTAGTAAAGTTTAAAAGTTAAAGTTTAAtagacattttcttttgtttttgtttgctttttaactttATTGTGGGTACTCAGAggttattttgtcttctttcagaATTTTGGCCATGCATTTAGAAGGATAGAATTGCCATAAACTGAGATGGGAAACACTGCAGATGAGGGGGCTTAGGTGGAGCAGTCAGGGGTTCAGGTTTGGAAATATTGAGTCTCAGATCCTATTAGATATCAGATGCCTATTAGACATTAATGGAGATGTTGAGTAGGCAGTCTGAAATTCAGAATAGAGGTTTAAGCTAGATATATAAATGTGGatgataaaaagaatataaataaaaaagaatatagatgATATTTAGAGCAATGTAAATAAGAGATCACCAAAGCATTAGATATGGATAGAGAAGTCCAAGGACCAATCATTCAGGCTTTCCTGATAAGATGCTGgggaaatgaggaaaaaacagcaaaagagaTTGAAAATTAGTGACCATTGAGGTTGGGGGAAAACTAAGTGTTTCAAGGAAGAAGGGAGCAACTAATTGTGTCAACTGCTACAGGGACTTCATAGATGAGTCAGTATGGCTTCTAGGTACTGGAAAGTCACACTGCCCCTTTAGACTCTTGTACTCTTAGCCCTTATTACAGCTCAAAGGGTGGGAGTCAGTGTGtgtgcaggagggagagagagagcatgtgCACTCCTGTCCTGTTACACTCTGCCCCCCACttatttttacattgattacaAACAAATATAAAGCAGAGCTTGtttaaatttcagaataaaaataaacagtaacagaaaaaagaaaagtgatttaATGGAAAAAAGCAAAGACCAGTGAGTACCTATACTTAAGAGAGAAAACTGTGGCCTGATATATAGTATAGGCTCATAGATGGGTTAGCATTAAGAATTTGAAATTCTCCTGGCTTTGCTTCCACATATCTCCTGCAAAGACTAGTGAGTACCTATACTTAAGAGAGAAAACTGTGGCCTGATATATAGTATAGGCTCATAGATGGGTTAGCATTAAGAATTTGAAATTCTCCTGGCTTTGCTTCCACATATCTCCTGTGGGGCCCAGTATAAACCTTCCCTAATGCTTtaactcagttttctcacctgtaaaatgggcgtGGCTACCTTGACGTCATGGAGATGTTTAAAGTCCTATGAATCAGTTCTAAGGTGTCGAGTGTTTATAAAAATGACACATCATCGTGGCCCATCACTGAATTGTTCTCATTTAGTATTACGACTTTCTGTGTATATAACATTCATATTTAAGGAAGTCAGTGAGATTGGATTTTAGCACACGTAGCATCTGCCTAATTTCTGCTGGCTTTGCAGACTGCCCTGCACAGAATGTCCTCACTCTTCCTCAGTGTTTGGGCAACTTGAGACTCTATGTAGGCCTCAGCGATCTCAGGGTTTTGCCTCTACAGTAGCCTCTCCTGCTCACATGTGAACTGTCTTACACTTCTTTCTGTGCTCCAGAGACGTGGCTATAGATTGCATACTTCTTCATGTATATGGATTCTCTCTGGTCTCAGTCCATTTGGATAATGAGGTAGcaatacacattttcttttctgagtaAATAGCTTTTAGCCATTTATCTTTATGGAAGAGATATTTCCTAATTGGCTCataactcttcttttctttaactaACAGGCCATCTTCCCATTTACCCAGACTCCTTTAACAGCGTGTGCCTGGCCTGGAACTACAGAGACGCCCTGGCAGTCATGTGGTCTCACCAGTGCGTGGTGGGTTTCTTTGCTGGTCACACTCATGATGGTGGCTACTCTCGGGATCCTTTTGGTGTGCACCATGTCAACCTAGAAGGAGTTATTGAAACAGCTCCAGACAGCCAAGCTTTTGGCACAGTTCATGTCTATCCTGACAAAATGATTTTGAAAGGGAGAGGCAGAGTTCCAGACAGAATTATGAATTTCAAGAAGGAAGCATCTTTCCACTTTTAGTCTGATTTGATTTGTTTACGTTGGTAGAAAGAGAATGACTTAGCTTTGTGTTTGTCCCcccaaacaaagagaaaaacaaaaataaaagtcctCAACCTCATTGTTTAGTATTCTGCTTGCATGACAAAATGTATTTATGACTTCAGTGTGTGTTGGTTGAATTGTCATTTGGGGGTAATATATTCAGTTCTGAAAGTTAGAAGCAAAATAAACTAGGGGAAGCACTGAGATGGAGGCATATAGTCCTCCTAAGGGACTTTATTTGGCCCTACctgaaattttttactttttacaaggAGAAAGTATTCATGTGTTGTTAACTATGTTACTTaaaattcatgattaaaaaaaactcaGGTAAACTTTTTCTGTTCATGCTGCTGTGTGAATGAGCTTTGGACAGTTTTTGGTAAGAATACTGGTACTTGGACTTTTATAGGTTGGTATTCCCATTTTGTAAACAAAAACCTTCAATAGTTATTTCACAGGTATATGTGCGGCATTCGCATCTCTATACGGGCTTCTGAGAAGTCACTGGATCCTCTTGTAATTCTAACCAAACCAGGGCCCAGTGCAGTGCAGCTGTGTGCCTGCTAGCTTGGGATGTTTGCATCATCAGCTGGTGCTGCATGAGATTACAGTGGGTAAACAAATTTACCCTCTACTCCCTTTACAGACAGATGGAACATGTGTAACCTACTTTCATATATGCTAAGGCTTATTCGCAGATACacttagtaaatggcaaatgagGACTGTTCAAGTGTAGAGAAATATTAGTGAACGTAAGTGTGCCTTTTGAATATGTAGGCACTATGGTGATATATAAGGGTCTATTCATTTTCTATGGttgctgcaacaaattaccatgcacttgatggcttaaaacaacacatttgttctcttatagttctggaggtcagaagtctgaaataatTTTCACTGGGCTGAAACCACGGTTTTGGCAGGGCTACGCTCCCTCAGGAGGCTCTAGGAGGAAtccttttccttgccttttccagcctctggagCTGTACCTTTagtattccttggctcatggctcctTCCTCCGTCTTCAGAGTCAGCAGTGTAGCCTCTTTACATTGCTCTGCTTTGTTGTCACATCATCTTCTCTTGTCTGTGCAGTCagatctccctctgcctccctcttgtaAAGATACTTATCATTACCTTTAGGGCCTACCTGGATAATCTA includes:
- the ADPRM gene encoding manganese-dependent ADP-ribose/CDP-alcohol diphosphatase isoform X1, whose translation is MDDKPNPGTLSENSERLFSFGVIADIQYADLEDGYNFQGNRRRYYRHSLLHLQGAIEDWNKESSTPCCVLQLGDLIDGYNAQYKASEKSLEVVMNAFKMLEVPVHHIWGNHEFYNFSRDYLTNSKLNTKFLEDQIAHHPETMPSENYYAYHFVPFPKFRFILLDAYDLSVLGIDQSSPKYQQCMKILREHNPNVELNSPQGLSEPHFVQFNGGFSQEQLNWLNEVLTFSDTHQEKVVIVSHLPIYPDSFNSVCLAWNYRDALAVMWSHQCVVGFFAGHTHDGGYSRDPFGVHHVNLEGVIETAPDSQAFGTVHVYPDKMILKGRGRVPDRIMNFKKEASFHF
- the ADPRM gene encoding manganese-dependent ADP-ribose/CDP-alcohol diphosphatase isoform X2 codes for the protein MDDKPNPGTLSENSERLFSFGVIADIQYADLEDGYNFQGNRRRYYRHSLLHLQGAIEDWNKESSTPCCVLQLGDLIDGYNAQYKASEKSLEVVMNAFKMLEVPVHHIWGNHEFYNFSRDYLTNSKLNTKFLEDQIAHHPETMPSENYYAYHFVPFPKFRFILLDAYDLSVLGIDQSSPKYQQCMKILREHNPNVELNSPQGLSEPHFVQFNGGFSQEQLNWLNEVLTFSDTHQEKVVIVNSFNSVCLAWNYRDALAVMWSHQCVVGFFAGHTHDGGYSRDPFGVHHVNLEGVIETAPDSQAFGTVHVYPDKMILKGRGRVPDRIMNFKKEASFHF
- the ADPRM gene encoding manganese-dependent ADP-ribose/CDP-alcohol diphosphatase isoform X3, whose amino-acid sequence is MVGFFFSGAIEDWNKESSTPCCVLQLGDLIDGYNAQYKASEKSLEVVMNAFKMLEVPVHHIWGNHEFYNFSRDYLTNSKLNTKFLEDQIAHHPETMPSENYYAYHFVPFPKFRFILLDAYDLSVLGIDQSSPKYQQCMKILREHNPNVELNSPQGLSEPHFVQFNGGFSQEQLNWLNEVLTFSDTHQEKVVIVSHLPIYPDSFNSVCLAWNYRDALAVMWSHQCVVGFFAGHTHDGGYSRDPFGVHHVNLEGVIETAPDSQAFGTVHVYPDKMILKGRGRVPDRIMNFKKEASFHF